A single Vicia villosa cultivar HV-30 ecotype Madison, WI unplaced genomic scaffold, Vvil1.0 ctg.002755F_1_1, whole genome shotgun sequence DNA region contains:
- the LOC131639754 gene encoding uncharacterized protein LOC131639754, whose product MDIFKQLQINITFSEAIDHMPKYAKFMKDILTKKKRYTEEETIMVDARCSAIIQRTLPKKEGDTGRVTLPVTIGDMYISKGLIDLGSSINLIPLSIVKRLGNVEMRFTRMTLQLADKSTPSPYGVALDLLVKVDRFFFPLDFVVIDMEEDVDAPLKLGRPFMKTARMMIDVDDGLMKMRIQDEDICFNLFEAMKHSNDKGHRFRLDVTEEAIFEVTSQIHFSTPLEKTLRNALEDVAFPLEVSIY is encoded by the coding sequence ATGGATATTTTCAAGCAATTACAAATCAACATTACTTTTTCCGAGGCGATTGACCATATGCCGAAGTATGCTAAATTCATGAAAGATATCCTCACCAAGAAGAAGAGATATACGGAAGAGGAGACTATTATGGTGGATGCAAGATGTAGTGCAATCATTCAAAGGACTTTACCAAAGAAGGAAGGTGATACAGGACGAGTTACTTTACCGGTTACGATAGGAGATATGTATATTAGTAAAGGGTTGATTGACTTGGGATCAAGCATTAATTTAATTCCCTTGTCTATTGTGAAAAGATTGGGGAATGTTGAAATGAGATTCACAAGAATGACTTTGCAACTAGCTGACAAGTCTACTCCTTCTCCGTATGGAGTAGCTTTAGATTTACTTGTGAAAGTGGACAGATTTTTCtttccattggattttgttgtcattgatatggaAGAAGATGTGGATGCACCATTGAAACTTGGTCGCCCGTTCATGAAGACCGCAAGAATGATGATCGATGTAGATGATGGTCTTATGAAAATGAGGATTCAAGATGAAGATATTTGTTTCAACCTCTTTGAAGCTATGAAGCACTCTAATGATAAGGGACATCGTTTTAGACTTGATGTTACCGAAGAAGCAATCTTTGAGGTTACAAGTCAAATCCACTTCTCAACACCTCTTGAGAAGACTCTAAGAAATGCACTTGAAGATGTTGCCTTCCCACTTGAAGTATCTAtttattga